The following are from one region of the Paraglaciecola sp. L1A13 genome:
- a CDS encoding efflux transporter outer membrane subunit, whose amino-acid sequence MIKLSMNMMRSARLLPIAGALILAGCSTLAPDYARTDLPVPDEWQDQPNAQTQGLSTEQAMQVPWKDFIKDPRLAQIIELALNSNRSLRETLADVESARATYRIQKADLYPQIDAGLSGTRTKSSTGDISTTYEAEAGLSGYEIDLFGKNRSLTDAQMEAYLASAETAKAAKITLIGEIANAWLTLAADSNLLSLAEETTANAHKTMDITNKRLELGVDSRIDVASAETIYYSARSDIASYTTQVSQDKNALRLLVGEQFDDSLLAQALPKSETLVTDVPAGLSSTVLLERPDVLSAEHNLKSANANIGAARAAFFPTLSLTATGGLASSVLSDIFTGGASSIWTIAPNITLPIFNGGANDANLAYSEAQQKKYLAAYEYAIQSAFSEVADTLARRATIQDQLDAQDALVTAASRSYDLSLARYKGGVDSFQNALEAQRTMYSAKQSFITTRRIDLNNRITLYRVLGGGLADLSSDSNSNSEQDES is encoded by the coding sequence ATGATTAAACTAAGCATGAATATGATGCGCAGCGCTAGGTTACTGCCTATTGCTGGCGCGTTAATCTTAGCGGGTTGTAGTACCTTAGCACCTGATTATGCGCGCACTGATTTACCCGTACCTGACGAATGGCAAGACCAGCCAAATGCACAGACCCAGGGACTATCAACAGAGCAGGCGATGCAGGTCCCCTGGAAAGACTTTATCAAAGATCCGCGGTTGGCGCAGATTATTGAGTTGGCGCTTAATAGCAACCGAAGCCTACGTGAAACCTTAGCAGATGTAGAATCGGCGAGAGCCACTTACCGCATCCAAAAAGCCGATTTATACCCGCAAATTGATGCTGGATTAAGTGGAACGCGTACCAAGTCATCAACAGGCGATATCAGCACAACTTACGAAGCCGAAGCGGGTTTGAGTGGCTATGAAATCGATTTATTTGGTAAGAATCGCAGTTTGACCGACGCGCAAATGGAAGCGTATTTAGCTAGCGCAGAAACCGCAAAAGCAGCAAAAATTACTCTGATCGGTGAAATCGCTAATGCGTGGCTTACGTTAGCAGCGGATAGTAACTTACTGAGTTTGGCAGAAGAAACGACAGCCAATGCACACAAAACCATGGACATCACAAATAAACGCTTAGAGCTTGGTGTTGACTCAAGAATTGATGTGGCAAGTGCAGAAACCATTTATTATTCTGCACGCTCTGATATTGCCAGTTACACAACCCAAGTAAGCCAAGACAAAAACGCTTTGCGCCTATTAGTAGGTGAGCAATTTGATGATAGCTTGCTTGCCCAAGCATTACCTAAAAGCGAAACGCTGGTCACAGATGTACCAGCAGGCTTGTCTTCAACTGTGTTGCTAGAGCGCCCGGATGTACTGTCTGCAGAACACAATTTGAAATCAGCTAATGCGAATATCGGCGCTGCTAGGGCCGCGTTCTTTCCAACATTGTCATTAACGGCCACGGGTGGTTTAGCCAGCTCTGTTTTGTCTGACATATTTACTGGTGGTGCAAGTTCAATTTGGACGATAGCTCCTAATATTACGTTGCCCATATTCAATGGTGGCGCAAACGATGCGAATTTAGCCTACAGCGAAGCGCAGCAAAAAAAGTATCTTGCAGCTTACGAATATGCCATTCAAAGCGCGTTTTCAGAAGTGGCTGATACCTTAGCGCGCCGAGCGACGATTCAAGATCAACTTGATGCTCAAGATGCGTTAGTGACGGCTGCAAGTCGCAGTTACGATTTGTCTCTAGCGCGTTATAAAGGGGGCGTAGATAGCTTTCAAAATGCGTTAGAAGCCCAGCGCACAATGTACAGCGCCAAGCAGTCATTCATTACCACACGCAGGATAGATTTGAATAATCGTATCACTTTATATCGAGTGCTAGGTGGTGGATTAGCTGACTTGTCGAGTGACAGTAACAGTAACAGCGAGCAAGATGAGAGCTAA
- a CDS encoding metallophosphoesterase, which yields MKKMSMFNRSLGVFCLVAGISACDDDKTVEVEVPVEVPVMVNPDHELLSDPFLQLPTDDSVNVVWFTNFEGSEHTLHYGDLSTSSVTTTQLTRMMEDASSQQLDKTYEALSYRPVYRHEATAKDLTQGVRVNYSISSKDSDGFEFASDIFTLAPAPAKDAPLMILLTSDLQSKKNVVANYQKVVETVGTPDAVLFAGDFVNVPDRASEWFDQAKDNAPGFFPAMQGHYQKYFPGFPYNGGEILQHAPLFGTIGNHEVMGRYAPDEEEYSLNGSFNDPQPQWYAEVAYEQVKAEVNPSDDAEIKSQWIADNSNNQQSFLDIFSFPDDGQGGEEYFSAVFGDVFIISMNVSRIWRSWSVSGDNKSKFVEGLSTLQDPSQWGFGEFIFERFDKDSEQYAWLASVMQTDAFKQAKYKVVMAHQGVFGLGDNTVPVLAQPVMQLVEAGSNGTETITELTFPLSADIWANTVQPMLDNITEVRYQYPLAQDVWLNDIEPLLLENGVDLVHIGHSHLWNRAQVEDMHYLESSNVGNSYGAYYVDTTGVYTNDVRSSYADFWTDVNSDSPRWSIDNYPPNGDPQDRVMSFPSVFSPMSMENENYPNLPFVTSNTLSVFSIMDTGTGTVKSYVFDPTDLDSQVELFDEFSIK from the coding sequence ATGAAAAAAATGTCAATGTTTAACCGCTCGTTAGGTGTATTTTGTCTAGTAGCGGGGATTTCCGCTTGTGATGATGATAAGACCGTGGAAGTTGAAGTGCCGGTTGAGGTACCTGTCATGGTCAATCCTGACCATGAGCTGTTAAGTGATCCGTTCTTACAATTGCCTACGGATGACTCTGTGAATGTGGTGTGGTTTACTAATTTTGAAGGCAGTGAACACACCTTGCATTACGGTGACTTGTCGACTTCATCCGTGACCACTACCCAGCTGACACGGATGATGGAAGATGCTTCTTCTCAACAGTTAGATAAAACCTATGAGGCGTTGAGTTATCGACCTGTTTATCGTCATGAAGCAACAGCAAAAGACCTAACACAAGGGGTCCGTGTCAATTATTCTATCTCCAGTAAAGACAGTGATGGTTTTGAATTTGCTAGCGATATATTTACGCTCGCCCCCGCACCGGCCAAAGATGCCCCTTTAATGATTCTACTGACGTCTGATTTGCAATCTAAAAAGAACGTGGTGGCGAATTATCAAAAAGTCGTTGAAACCGTGGGTACTCCTGACGCCGTGCTATTTGCAGGTGACTTTGTCAATGTACCTGATCGTGCATCTGAATGGTTTGACCAAGCGAAAGACAACGCGCCTGGTTTTTTCCCTGCAATGCAGGGGCACTATCAAAAATACTTTCCGGGGTTTCCATATAACGGTGGTGAAATTCTGCAGCACGCGCCTTTGTTCGGCACTATCGGAAACCATGAAGTAATGGGGCGCTATGCACCTGACGAAGAGGAGTATAGCCTCAATGGTAGCTTTAACGATCCGCAGCCCCAGTGGTATGCAGAGGTCGCTTACGAGCAGGTGAAAGCCGAAGTTAATCCAAGTGATGATGCAGAGATTAAGTCGCAATGGATTGCAGATAACTCAAATAATCAACAAAGCTTCTTAGATATTTTTTCGTTTCCTGATGATGGGCAAGGTGGTGAAGAGTATTTCTCTGCTGTATTTGGCGATGTTTTCATCATATCAATGAACGTATCACGTATCTGGCGTTCATGGAGTGTGTCTGGTGATAATAAGTCTAAGTTTGTTGAAGGCTTAAGTACCTTGCAAGATCCTTCTCAGTGGGGATTTGGCGAATTTATATTTGAGCGGTTTGATAAAGACTCAGAGCAATATGCGTGGCTAGCAAGCGTTATGCAAACGGATGCGTTTAAGCAAGCAAAGTATAAAGTGGTGATGGCCCATCAAGGGGTATTTGGTTTAGGAGATAACACCGTACCGGTACTTGCACAGCCAGTTATGCAATTGGTAGAAGCCGGCTCTAATGGTACTGAAACCATTACCGAACTTACGTTCCCATTATCTGCCGATATATGGGCCAACACAGTACAACCTATGTTAGATAATATAACTGAAGTGCGCTACCAATACCCATTGGCACAAGACGTGTGGTTAAACGACATCGAACCTTTGTTACTTGAAAACGGGGTGGATTTAGTTCATATCGGCCATTCACATTTATGGAATCGAGCACAAGTTGAAGATATGCACTACTTGGAAAGCTCTAACGTGGGAAATTCTTATGGCGCTTATTATGTGGATACCACTGGTGTGTATACTAACGATGTGCGTTCTAGTTACGCCGATTTTTGGACCGATGTGAACTCGGATAGTCCACGTTGGTCTATTGATAACTATCCGCCAAATGGCGATCCTCAAGACCGTGTTATGAGTTTCCCCAGTGTCTTTAGCCCCATGAGTATGGAAAACGAAAATTACCCAAATCTGCCGTTTGTGACTAGCAACACCCTATCGGTATTTTCGATTATGGACACAGGCACAGGTACCGTGAAAAGTTACGTCTTTGACCCTACAGATCTCGACTCTCAAGTGGAATTATTCGATGAGTTCTCGATAAAGTAA
- a CDS encoding DnaJ domain-containing protein has translation MDYFEQLGVSRSSSTIDIKKAYRKLANKYHPDRNDGAEAKEKFQLIQQAYDVISDPKKRAVYLKQNYTVITNPREVADSFWDSALG, from the coding sequence ATGGATTATTTTGAACAGTTGGGTGTCAGTCGATCGTCTTCGACCATCGATATTAAAAAAGCGTATCGCAAGCTGGCCAATAAATATCACCCTGATAGAAATGATGGTGCAGAAGCCAAAGAGAAATTTCAGTTAATTCAACAGGCTTATGATGTTATTTCTGATCCTAAAAAGCGCGCGGTATATTTAAAACAAAATTATACCGTGATAACCAATCCTCGAGAAGTTGCTGACTCGTTTTGGGACTCAGCTTTGGGCTAG
- a CDS encoding mechanosensitive ion channel family protein gives MEETSITLGLMQQFHVFAIGKAFLILIIGYLLARLARNGVGRLKIAHLTINSMVLAQRVVFYGILVLTSISVMKELGFDLSVVLGAAGIFSVAIGFASQTSASNLISGLFLMMERPFSIGDVIRVESTTGEVISIDLLSVKIRTFDNLFVRIPNESMIKTQVTTLTRFPIRRADLQIGIAYKEDIERVKEVLNQVATKNPLCLDEPAPLFILLGFGSSSVDIQFSVWAKRENFLTLKNSMYQEIKKTFDAQNIEIPFPHISLYSGEASKPIPIVMEQDKDKA, from the coding sequence ATGGAAGAGACCAGTATTACGCTTGGTTTGATGCAGCAATTCCACGTCTTTGCTATTGGCAAAGCCTTTTTAATATTAATTATTGGGTACTTATTGGCGCGCTTGGCCAGAAATGGCGTGGGCCGTCTTAAGATCGCGCATCTCACCATTAACAGCATGGTACTGGCACAAAGGGTGGTGTTTTATGGGATTTTAGTGTTGACCTCTATCTCCGTGATGAAAGAACTGGGGTTTGATTTAAGTGTTGTACTTGGTGCTGCGGGAATCTTTAGTGTTGCTATTGGTTTTGCTTCACAAACGTCAGCGTCCAACCTGATCAGCGGCCTATTTTTAATGATGGAAAGACCTTTTTCTATCGGCGATGTGATCAGAGTTGAGTCGACCACAGGGGAGGTGATCTCAATAGATTTGTTGTCGGTAAAAATCCGCACCTTTGATAACTTATTTGTTCGTATTCCGAATGAATCGATGATTAAGACTCAAGTTACCACATTAACAAGGTTTCCTATTAGGCGCGCCGACCTACAGATTGGTATCGCTTATAAAGAAGACATTGAGCGTGTAAAAGAGGTGCTTAACCAAGTCGCAACTAAAAACCCACTTTGTTTAGATGAACCCGCGCCACTATTCATTTTACTGGGTTTTGGCTCTTCATCGGTAGATATACAATTTTCAGTTTGGGCTAAAAGAGAGAATTTTCTGACGTTAAAAAACAGCATGTATCAGGAAATAAAAAAGACCTTCGATGCACAGAATATCGAAATTCCCTTCCCGCATATCAGTCTTTATTCTGGAGAAGCCAGCAAACCGATTCCTATCGTTATGGAGCAAGACAAAGACAAGGCTTAG
- a CDS encoding formate/nitrite transporter family protein translates to MPHNSVPPAAQFIASRDVAQEICKEACEHIHTLSAARILVLAMLGGAFITMGALFSILLSTGVEAHGIQLLLQGLGFSVGFFLVILTGAALFTEANVILPVSALNCSRSDMLRRGLKFWILAWIGNLLGAVLTGWVISIAQVYSPEHYALLNSVIAKKMHYQQVGGVEGWFSLMLSGMLGNWMVGMAAFLAVMGRTIIDKFVPIFLAVSLFVAGNFQHSPANMAYFSMSMPLGDGPGWWDAMLWNIIPAGIGNILGGSLLVALPLWYALSSKR, encoded by the coding sequence ATGCCACACAACTCAGTGCCTCCTGCAGCACAGTTCATCGCATCAAGAGATGTCGCACAGGAAATTTGTAAAGAGGCATGCGAGCACATTCATACGCTCAGTGCCGCTCGTATTTTGGTTTTAGCCATGCTCGGTGGGGCTTTTATCACTATGGGGGCGCTGTTTTCTATCTTGCTCTCAACCGGCGTTGAGGCCCACGGAATACAGCTTTTATTGCAAGGACTTGGGTTCTCGGTTGGCTTCTTTTTAGTCATTCTCACGGGTGCGGCACTCTTTACAGAGGCTAATGTTATCTTGCCCGTCAGCGCGCTAAATTGCTCACGCAGCGATATGCTGCGTCGTGGGTTAAAATTTTGGATACTGGCTTGGATTGGTAACTTGCTAGGCGCGGTGCTCACAGGATGGGTGATTTCGATCGCTCAGGTATATTCGCCAGAACACTACGCATTATTAAATAGTGTAATAGCTAAGAAGATGCATTATCAACAGGTGGGGGGTGTCGAAGGTTGGTTCTCCTTGATGCTATCAGGTATGTTGGGTAATTGGATGGTCGGTATGGCGGCCTTTCTTGCTGTCATGGGGCGCACCATCATAGATAAATTCGTGCCTATATTTTTGGCTGTAAGCTTGTTCGTGGCCGGTAACTTTCAACACAGCCCGGCTAACATGGCTTACTTTTCAATGAGTATGCCTCTAGGCGACGGTCCGGGCTGGTGGGATGCCATGCTTTGGAACATCATCCCCGCTGGAATAGGCAACATACTCGGCGGTAGTTTATTAGTCGCACTGCCGCTGTGGTATGCACTAAGCTCCAAGCGTTAG
- the dgt gene encoding dGTPase: MIDFSIKLTSDRLHNTRKRESTKSLMFDFESDRGRIINSAAVRRLQQKTQVFPLERNAAVRSRLTHSLEVQQVGRFIVQSIFNKLDAKKQTAYNLTDFERHLESVVEMACLMHDVGNPPFGHFGEQAINDWFNKNLTISAPTIDNRALSLSQELQRDICNFEGNAQAIRLIHTLLQLNLTYSQVAGILKYTRCGTDTKPDKGQALSYLQKKVGFYYSEKQYVETLCETLDMQVGHRHPASYIMEAADDISYCIADLEDAVEKGILDIEKLGKSLCAEFLIIHTEFALDNNAGLMEIITSKAFKASEADDISKESQFFISLRVGVLHPLVGHAVERFIANIDDIFHGSFNQALLEDRSAAHALSEAFKNVALKYAFCNKEVEARELQGYKIINGLLDCYQPLLKLSKSQFTLVYQQDKNAPLFERRLIKKLPNKHLRAYLHAIQNEPSEELEFYYRCRLLQDYISGMTDQYAYDEYRALMVVD, encoded by the coding sequence ATGATCGATTTTTCTATAAAGCTAACGAGTGACCGACTTCACAATACGAGAAAAAGAGAATCAACTAAATCGTTAATGTTCGATTTTGAAAGTGATCGTGGGCGTATTATCAATTCAGCCGCGGTAAGAAGGCTTCAGCAAAAAACACAGGTGTTTCCCTTAGAGCGAAACGCAGCCGTACGAAGCCGTTTAACGCACTCATTAGAAGTCCAACAGGTCGGCCGATTTATAGTGCAAAGTATTTTCAATAAGTTAGATGCTAAAAAGCAGACTGCATATAATCTGACCGACTTTGAGCGACACTTAGAAAGCGTCGTGGAAATGGCTTGTCTTATGCACGACGTGGGTAATCCGCCTTTTGGTCATTTTGGCGAACAAGCGATTAATGATTGGTTCAATAAAAACCTGACCATCAGCGCACCAACAATAGATAACCGAGCACTTAGCTTAAGCCAAGAGTTGCAGCGTGATATATGTAATTTTGAAGGCAACGCACAAGCCATTAGACTAATTCACACACTGCTGCAGTTGAACCTCACCTATAGTCAGGTTGCTGGAATACTCAAATATACTCGTTGTGGTACGGATACCAAGCCGGATAAAGGACAGGCGCTTAGCTATCTGCAGAAGAAAGTGGGTTTTTATTATAGCGAAAAACAATATGTTGAAACGCTGTGTGAAACCCTAGATATGCAGGTGGGGCATCGTCATCCTGCTTCTTATATCATGGAAGCCGCAGACGATATTTCTTACTGCATTGCAGATTTAGAAGACGCAGTAGAAAAGGGCATACTCGATATTGAAAAACTCGGCAAATCTTTGTGTGCTGAATTTTTAATAATACATACTGAATTTGCCTTGGATAACAACGCTGGATTGATGGAAATCATCACCTCAAAAGCCTTTAAAGCATCTGAAGCAGATGATATATCCAAAGAAAGCCAGTTTTTCATTTCACTTAGAGTAGGCGTACTCCATCCTCTAGTAGGACATGCCGTAGAGCGATTTATTGCTAATATTGATGATATTTTTCATGGTTCATTTAATCAGGCTTTATTGGAAGACAGAAGCGCTGCTCATGCGTTGTCCGAGGCATTTAAGAACGTTGCCCTGAAATACGCCTTTTGTAATAAAGAAGTTGAAGCTAGAGAGCTACAAGGTTACAAAATAATTAATGGCTTATTAGATTGCTACCAACCGCTACTGAAGTTGAGCAAAAGCCAATTTACGCTGGTCTACCAGCAAGACAAAAATGCGCCGCTGTTTGAAAGGCGTTTAATCAAAAAGCTGCCGAACAAACACCTCAGAGCCTATTTACACGCAATTCAAAATGAACCTAGCGAAGAGTTAGAATTTTATTATCGTTGTCGTTTGCTGCAGGATTATATTAGCGGCATGACAGATCAGTACGCCTACGATGAATACCGTGCCTTAATGGTGGTTGATTGA
- a CDS encoding acetyl-CoA hydrolase/transferase family protein, translating into MFAKSRIECPELRKKIMSADEAVSFIHDKQTVGMSGFTGAGYPKSIPAALVEKAKKLRVSNQPFRINLWTGASTAPELDGVLAAIDGINMRLPYQSDPVCRQQINDGLMDYVDIHLSEVSQNAWSGFLGKLDIAVIEVAAIHADGRIIPSSSVGNNKTWVEQADMVILEVNDQQSVKLEGMHDIYYGTALPPNRKPILLTSPSDRIGEKYLSIPIEKIVAVVETSAPDRNSAFNPPDDVSNQIADHILDFFTHEIKKGRLPKGLLPIQSGVGNIPNAVLSGLENGGYKNLTAYTEVIQDGMLGMLKSGSLSVVSATAFSLSPQALDEFNENIDFYRDKIILRQQDISNHPEIARRLGIIAMNGLIEADIYGNVNSTHIMGSRIMNGIGGSGDFARNGYLSIFMTPSICKNGSISAIVPMVSHVDHTEHDVKVIVTEQGLADLRGLSPRQRAKVVIEKCAHPLFKDRLYDYFDRACASKRGMHTPHILNEALSWHHNFETNGQM; encoded by the coding sequence ATGTTTGCAAAATCACGTATCGAATGCCCCGAATTACGTAAAAAAATAATGTCAGCTGATGAAGCGGTCTCTTTTATCCACGACAAACAAACCGTTGGAATGAGTGGTTTTACCGGAGCAGGTTATCCCAAGTCGATTCCAGCTGCGTTGGTAGAAAAAGCCAAAAAATTACGGGTATCGAACCAACCCTTTAGAATTAATTTATGGACCGGAGCATCTACTGCACCAGAATTAGATGGGGTGCTCGCAGCGATAGATGGTATCAATATGCGTTTACCGTATCAGTCGGATCCCGTTTGTCGTCAGCAAATTAACGACGGTTTAATGGATTACGTTGATATTCATCTATCTGAAGTATCACAGAATGCTTGGTCTGGATTTTTGGGAAAACTTGATATTGCGGTTATTGAAGTAGCCGCGATACACGCTGACGGTCGCATTATTCCTTCTTCATCTGTAGGTAACAATAAAACTTGGGTAGAACAAGCTGACATGGTTATCTTAGAAGTAAACGACCAACAAAGTGTCAAGCTAGAAGGTATGCATGATATATATTATGGCACTGCTTTGCCGCCAAATCGTAAACCTATATTACTGACTTCACCGTCAGATCGAATTGGCGAGAAATACTTATCAATCCCCATTGAAAAAATTGTCGCGGTTGTTGAAACATCAGCGCCTGATCGCAATAGTGCATTTAATCCCCCCGATGATGTATCGAACCAAATCGCCGATCATATCCTTGATTTTTTCACCCATGAAATTAAAAAAGGTCGACTACCTAAAGGGCTATTACCTATACAGTCAGGTGTTGGCAACATCCCTAATGCAGTATTAAGTGGCTTAGAGAATGGTGGTTATAAAAACCTAACTGCGTACACCGAGGTAATACAAGACGGTATGCTTGGTATGCTTAAATCAGGCTCATTGTCAGTCGTCTCAGCAACGGCGTTTTCTTTAAGCCCGCAAGCATTAGATGAGTTTAATGAAAATATCGATTTCTACCGCGACAAAATTATATTGCGCCAACAAGATATTAGTAATCACCCAGAGATCGCTAGACGCCTAGGTATTATTGCCATGAACGGCTTAATTGAAGCTGACATATACGGCAACGTGAATTCAACCCACATTATGGGCTCACGTATTATGAATGGTATTGGCGGTTCGGGGGATTTTGCGCGTAATGGTTATTTATCTATTTTCATGACCCCTTCAATTTGCAAAAATGGGTCTATCTCAGCGATTGTGCCTATGGTGTCCCATGTTGATCACACTGAACACGATGTGAAAGTGATAGTTACCGAGCAAGGTTTAGCTGACTTAAGAGGCTTATCCCCTCGTCAACGCGCTAAGGTGGTTATTGAAAAATGTGCACATCCGTTATTTAAAGACCGTTTGTATGATTACTTCGATCGTGCATGCGCCAGCAAACGCGGTATGCACACGCCACATATTTTGAACGAAGCGCTAAGCTGGCATCATAACTTTGAAACTAATGGCCAAATGTAA
- a CDS encoding cytochrome b562, whose protein sequence is MTSLKNISLISLMICGILQFSSQVYAQESVEKVMASTDVEATMKSMSFTYRQAMQATDPSAMHSMIDKLQQLVTSVQLVQFEPKRQTILQQGLTEVQTQLSLVQQSLGASDIKTAKQRLQKVIALKKQYHKERSPSIWRLLFGS, encoded by the coding sequence ATGACATCGTTAAAAAACATAAGCCTAATTTCCCTAATGATATGTGGAATTTTACAGTTTAGTAGTCAGGTTTATGCGCAAGAATCAGTGGAAAAAGTAATGGCCAGTACCGATGTTGAAGCTACCATGAAATCCATGTCTTTTACCTATCGACAAGCCATGCAAGCAACTGACCCAAGCGCGATGCACAGTATGATCGACAAGTTGCAGCAATTAGTTACCTCAGTGCAATTGGTGCAGTTTGAGCCCAAGAGACAAACGATATTGCAACAAGGGCTAACGGAAGTGCAAACACAACTGAGCTTGGTTCAGCAAAGCCTAGGGGCGAGTGATATAAAAACAGCAAAACAACGATTGCAAAAAGTGATCGCGCTAAAAAAACAGTACCATAAAGAACGCAGTCCAAGCATATGGCGGCTACTTTTTGGCAGTTAA
- a CDS encoding LEA type 2 family protein produces the protein MQLYSQTSSTWSKFNLLTLFFITLLLSSCATLAPDFEKPDLQLTNLQLLPSQGLEQRFRLKFRVVNPNNTAFPVDGMNFKLNLRGLQVATGVSDKKFVLQPLSEDTFEVDVSASIFNSGRLLLDIVNSQPEELAYEVNAKIFTSKGLWGSIPVTRSGVIPFGINKRSTNTKIDPL, from the coding sequence ATGCAGCTTTACTCTCAAACCTCGTCCACGTGGTCTAAATTTAATCTACTAACACTTTTTTTTATAACGTTGTTACTTTCATCTTGCGCCACTTTGGCACCTGATTTTGAAAAACCTGATTTGCAACTTACCAACTTGCAGCTCTTGCCATCCCAGGGTCTAGAGCAGCGATTCCGCCTGAAATTTCGTGTGGTGAATCCCAACAATACAGCCTTCCCGGTAGATGGGATGAACTTCAAGTTGAACTTGCGCGGGCTACAAGTCGCCACGGGTGTGAGTGACAAAAAATTTGTATTGCAGCCATTAAGTGAAGATACGTTTGAAGTAGACGTCAGTGCCAGTATATTTAATTCTGGTCGGCTGCTGCTGGATATTGTGAACTCACAGCCTGAAGAATTAGCCTATGAAGTGAATGCAAAAATTTTCACTAGTAAAGGGTTATGGGGCAGTATTCCGGTTACGCGCAGCGGCGTTATTCCATTTGGCATCAATAAGCGCAGCACAAACACTAAGATTGACCCATTGTAA
- a CDS encoding alpha/beta fold hydrolase, with translation MNITQYVTIEGHQIAYEEMGEGSPLLLIHGIPTNRALWRNVMPTLAANHRVITPDLLNFGESDMPVDTDVSINAQSRIIRKFMDALGISRANIVAHDIGGGVAQLIAVKHPEKVNRLVLIDSVCFDSWPIPEFEPLLEPGVEQQTSVEEFVGILRDFMPKGVYDSSVMTEELIKLYVAQWSSEQGKAALFRNMRRLNSEYTQAIAGDLKALPHETLVLWGDKDNFQKPKYAPMLTDAIPKASLIWLEDAGHWVIDEQPDKVCTLINTFLEDSAF, from the coding sequence ATGAATATCACTCAATATGTTACGATTGAAGGCCATCAAATTGCGTATGAAGAGATGGGAGAGGGCTCACCATTATTACTAATTCATGGGATCCCTACCAACCGAGCTTTATGGCGAAATGTGATGCCTACCTTGGCAGCTAACCACAGAGTTATCACCCCAGACTTGCTCAATTTTGGTGAATCTGATATGCCAGTCGACACGGACGTATCGATAAATGCCCAAAGCCGCATCATTCGTAAATTTATGGATGCGTTGGGCATTTCTAGAGCAAATATTGTGGCCCACGATATCGGTGGCGGTGTTGCCCAACTGATAGCTGTGAAACACCCTGAAAAAGTTAATCGCTTAGTTTTAATTGACAGTGTCTGTTTTGATTCATGGCCGATACCTGAATTTGAGCCCTTGCTCGAACCTGGCGTTGAACAACAAACCAGCGTCGAAGAATTCGTAGGCATATTGCGAGATTTTATGCCTAAAGGTGTATACGACTCCAGTGTTATGACCGAAGAACTGATTAAACTTTACGTGGCCCAGTGGAGCAGTGAACAGGGTAAAGCGGCTTTATTTCGCAATATGCGTCGACTTAACAGCGAATATACCCAAGCCATTGCGGGAGATCTTAAAGCCCTACCTCATGAAACATTAGTATTATGGGGAGACAAGGATAACTTCCAAAAGCCAAAGTATGCGCCAATGTTGACGGATGCTATTCCGAAAGCGTCACTGATTTGGCTAGAGGATGCCGGTCATTGGGTTATTGATGAACAACCTGACAAGGTTTGTACATTGATTAACACGTTTTTAGAAGATAGCGCGTTTTAG
- a CDS encoding YdcH family protein, whose translation MELEKHSLVKDLPEHHHTIRHLKMNDAHFAKLFDSYHEVESEVNDLENRNSPVKDDYIESLKVRRVHLKDELLDMIQKTEKAL comes from the coding sequence ATGGAACTAGAAAAACATTCACTGGTAAAAGATCTGCCAGAACATCACCACACCATTCGCCACCTTAAAATGAACGACGCTCACTTTGCCAAATTATTTGATAGTTATCATGAAGTAGAAAGCGAAGTTAATGATTTAGAAAACCGCAATTCACCGGTTAAAGATGACTACATAGAATCACTCAAGGTACGCCGCGTTCATCTTAAAGATGAATTATTAGACATGATCCAAAAAACAGAAAAAGCGCTTTAG